In a genomic window of Aedes aegypti strain LVP_AGWG unplaced genomic scaffold, AaegL5.0 Primary Assembly AGWG_AaegL5_hic_scaff_1672_PBJ_arrow, whole genome shotgun sequence:
- the LOC110680629 gene encoding cuticle protein 5-like, with amino-acid sequence MKAFVLGSVLLVASVCSGSYIPHDTPEVAAAKAAHFAAHAAAGVGSGGHHWDHHEAPIQKWHGPIHIPKIHKGVPVETPEVQHAKAFHAAAYAKVAGYAHHDDHYNEHHDAHHVPVHHEGGAWHGPIHIPKIHNGVPVETPEVQHAKAFHLNALANAGAHSYGPSSWAEQGQGHEDDGSYKPHLYESEQY; translated from the exons ATGAAGGCCTTT GTGTTGGGATCAGTGCTGCTGGTGGCTTCGGTATGCTCCGGATCATACATTCCTCACGATACTCCTGAAGTGGCCGCTGCCAAGGCTGCTCACTTTGCGGCTCATGCTGCTGCCGGAGTCGGTTCAGGCGGCCATCACTGGGATCACCACGAAGCCCCTATTCAGAAGTGGCACGGACCGATCCACATTCCAAAGATCCACAAGGGCGTCCCAGTCGAAACCCCCGAAGTTCAGCATGCCAAGGCATTCCACGCTGCCGCCTATGCCAAGGTCGCCGGATACGCTCACCACGATGACCATTATAATGAACACCATGATGCCCACCATGTCCCAGTTCATCATGAAGGCGGTGCCTGGCACGGACCCATCCATATCCCAAAGATCCACAATGGAGTCCCAGTCGAAACCCCTGAAGTTCAGCATGCCAAGGCTTTCCACCTGAACGCTCTGGCCAACGCTGGTGCTCACTCCTACGGACCTTCCTCTTGGGCCGAACAAGGTCAAGGACACGAAGATGATGGCTCCTACAAACCCCATTTGTACGAGTCGGAACAGTACTAA